A DNA window from Halorubrum sp. DM2 contains the following coding sequences:
- the acs gene encoding acetate--CoA ligase: MTEGDGQLEARLAEQEVFEPSESFVEQANVSDPEIYEEFEENWPECWEAAADLLEWETDYDQVLDDGNPPFYEWFTGGELNASANCLDRHLDERGDEVAIEWVGEPVDEDDRSFTYEELHREVNEFAAALREQGVEEDDVVTMYMPMIPELPIAMLACARIGAPHSVVFAGFSADALATRMNSAESEYLVTCDGYYRRGDPLDHLDKANEGLAGVDHDTTTVVVDRLGPNGDDFGHDLGDDQVDYDDLVAEQAGATVEPVTRDAEDMLFLMYTSGTTGKPKGVKHTTGGYLSWVSWTSQSVLDIKPDDTYFCSADIGWITGHSYIVYGPLSLGTTTMMYEGTPDHPERDRLWEIIDEYEATQLYTAPTAIRAFMKWGEKFPDRHDLSSLRLLGTVGEPINPRAWKWYYQHIGNKECPIVDTWWQTETGGMMVTTLPGVKDMKPGAAGPPLPGLDVQILDTLGDEVEPGKAGYLTVQKPWPGMLRTLYNNDERYIEEYWAEYSDTDSDDPDDWVYFPEDGAKIDDDGYITVLGRVDDVLNVSGHRLGTMEIESAIVGVEGVAEAAVVGGNHDIKGEAVYTYVTTEDGYEGDDELREAIVAGVEDAIGPIARPEQVVFTPDLPKTRSGKIMRRLLENIADGEELGNTSTLRNPEIVEEIQQKADAE; encoded by the coding sequence ATGACAGAGGGAGACGGCCAACTGGAAGCGAGACTGGCGGAACAAGAGGTATTCGAGCCGTCGGAGTCGTTCGTCGAGCAGGCGAACGTCTCCGACCCGGAGATATACGAGGAGTTCGAGGAGAACTGGCCCGAATGCTGGGAGGCGGCCGCCGACCTGCTGGAGTGGGAAACCGACTACGATCAGGTGCTCGACGACGGCAACCCGCCCTTCTACGAGTGGTTCACGGGCGGTGAACTCAACGCGTCGGCGAACTGCCTCGACCGACACCTCGACGAGCGCGGCGACGAGGTCGCCATCGAGTGGGTCGGTGAACCGGTCGACGAGGACGACCGCTCGTTCACGTACGAGGAACTCCACCGCGAGGTCAACGAGTTCGCGGCCGCCCTTCGGGAGCAGGGCGTCGAGGAGGACGACGTCGTCACGATGTACATGCCGATGATCCCGGAACTGCCGATCGCGATGCTGGCGTGCGCGCGCATCGGCGCGCCCCACAGCGTCGTGTTCGCCGGGTTCTCGGCCGACGCGCTCGCGACGCGGATGAACTCCGCGGAGTCGGAGTACCTCGTCACCTGCGACGGTTACTACCGCCGCGGCGACCCGCTCGACCACCTCGACAAGGCGAACGAGGGGCTCGCGGGCGTCGACCACGACACGACGACCGTCGTCGTCGACCGCCTCGGTCCGAACGGCGACGACTTCGGCCACGACCTCGGCGACGACCAGGTCGACTACGACGACCTCGTGGCCGAGCAGGCGGGCGCGACGGTCGAGCCGGTGACGCGCGACGCCGAGGACATGCTGTTCCTGATGTACACCTCGGGGACGACGGGGAAGCCGAAGGGCGTGAAACACACGACCGGCGGCTACCTCTCGTGGGTGTCGTGGACCTCGCAGTCGGTCCTCGACATCAAGCCGGATGACACGTACTTCTGTTCGGCCGACATCGGCTGGATCACGGGCCACTCCTACATCGTCTACGGGCCGCTCTCGCTCGGAACGACGACGATGATGTACGAGGGGACGCCCGACCACCCGGAGCGCGACCGCCTCTGGGAGATCATCGATGAGTACGAGGCGACCCAGTTGTACACCGCCCCGACGGCGATCCGGGCGTTCATGAAGTGGGGCGAGAAGTTCCCGGACCGCCACGACCTCTCCTCGCTGCGGCTGCTCGGCACGGTCGGCGAGCCGATCAACCCGCGCGCGTGGAAGTGGTACTACCAGCACATCGGGAACAAGGAGTGCCCGATCGTCGACACGTGGTGGCAGACCGAGACCGGCGGGATGATGGTGACGACGCTGCCCGGGGTGAAGGACATGAAACCCGGCGCGGCCGGACCGCCGCTGCCGGGGCTCGATGTCCAGATCCTCGACACGCTCGGCGACGAGGTAGAGCCGGGGAAGGCCGGCTACCTCACGGTACAGAAGCCGTGGCCGGGAATGCTCCGGACGCTGTACAACAACGACGAGCGCTACATCGAGGAGTACTGGGCGGAGTACTCCGACACCGACAGCGACGACCCCGACGACTGGGTGTACTTCCCCGAGGACGGCGCGAAGATCGACGACGACGGCTACATCACCGTCCTCGGCCGCGTCGACGACGTGCTCAACGTCTCCGGCCACCGGCTGGGGACGATGGAGATCGAGTCCGCCATCGTCGGCGTCGAAGGCGTCGCCGAGGCGGCCGTCGTCGGCGGGAACCACGACATCAAAGGCGAGGCGGTCTACACCTACGTGACGACCGAAGACGGCTACGAGGGTGACGACGAGCTCCGCGAGGCGATCGTCGCGGGCGTCGAGGACGCCATCGGTCCGATCGCGCGGCCCGAGCAGGTCGTGTTCACTCCGGACCTGCCGAAGACGCGCTCCGGGAAGATCATGCGTCGCCTGCTCGAGAACATCGCTGACGGCGAGGAACTCGGGAACACGAGCACGCTTCGGAACCCCGAGATCGTCGAGGAGATCCAGCAGAAGGCCGACGCCGAGTAG
- a CDS encoding DUF4212 domain-containing protein encodes MTDNTSRERDDAATDGGRAPDDAATDGGRATDDAATDGGVATGAAQTHNDTDYLGAEVNILNPSTPYMRDHLRIVWTGFAVWVLAVWGPVTLTRLAPGPMTTQMPILGFPLHYFLVAFGAPTSALILAFWYSRKRDALDEKYGIDHATVTKTESRAEAAATDGGSDE; translated from the coding sequence ATGACAGATAATACCTCACGCGAACGAGACGACGCGGCGACCGATGGTGGCCGCGCACCCGACGACGCGGCCACCGATGGGGGTCGCGCAACTGACGACGCGGCCACCGACGGCGGCGTCGCGACCGGTGCGGCACAGACGCACAACGACACCGACTACCTCGGGGCGGAAGTGAACATCCTGAACCCGAGCACGCCGTACATGCGCGATCACCTCCGCATCGTCTGGACGGGGTTCGCCGTATGGGTCCTCGCGGTGTGGGGTCCGGTGACCCTGACGCGGCTCGCGCCCGGCCCGATGACGACCCAGATGCCGATCCTCGGGTTCCCGCTCCACTACTTCCTCGTCGCGTTCGGCGCGCCGACGAGCGCGCTCATCCTCGCGTTCTGGTACTCGCGAAAGCGGGACGCGCTCGATGAGAAGTACGGCATCGACCACGCCACGGTCACGAAGACTGAGAGCCGTGCCGAGGCCGCAGCGACCGACGGAGGGTCCGACGAATGA